Proteins from a single region of Phycisphaerae bacterium:
- a CDS encoding sugar kinase: protein MAGLKVRQDACDLDFLALGAVVHRLDPGVIPFRKARSVAIHVSGGEYNVAAGLADCFRLRTGIATAMVDYGIGELVQGRVREMGVKPFYKWFEHDGVRGPNIATVYSDRGQGVRPPVVFYNRSNEAGALLKPGDFDWVKIHAGGVRWFHSGGIFAALSETTSELILEGMQAARAAGAINSFDLNYRAKLWAPIGGLPRAQQVLRKIVGNVDALIGNEEDLQKGLGIQGPEVASKSKLDADTFFTMIERVVERFPNVKMVATTLREVHSTNRHDWAAVLWLDGRRYVTPTCQLDVIDRIGGGDGFAAGLLYGLLAGRPPEEALRLGWAHGALLTTFPGDVTMAKLEEVEAFAKGCSARVQR, encoded by the coding sequence ATGGCCGGTTTGAAGGTACGCCAGGACGCATGTGATCTGGACTTTCTTGCCCTTGGGGCGGTGGTTCATCGGCTTGATCCCGGGGTGATTCCGTTCCGCAAGGCCCGCTCGGTGGCCATTCACGTCTCTGGTGGGGAGTACAACGTGGCGGCCGGGCTTGCGGACTGCTTCCGGCTGCGGACGGGGATTGCGACGGCGATGGTCGACTACGGGATCGGCGAGTTGGTCCAGGGCCGGGTGCGTGAGATGGGGGTCAAGCCGTTCTACAAGTGGTTCGAGCACGACGGCGTGCGTGGGCCGAACATCGCGACGGTGTACAGTGACCGCGGCCAGGGTGTTCGCCCGCCGGTGGTGTTCTACAACCGCTCGAACGAAGCCGGGGCGTTGCTGAAGCCGGGCGATTTCGACTGGGTGAAGATTCACGCCGGAGGGGTTCGCTGGTTCCATTCGGGAGGCATTTTCGCGGCCCTGTCGGAGACGACATCGGAGCTGATCCTCGAGGGGATGCAGGCTGCCAGGGCTGCGGGGGCGATCAACTCGTTCGATCTCAACTACCGGGCGAAGCTGTGGGCCCCGATCGGCGGTCTGCCGCGTGCTCAGCAGGTTTTGCGGAAGATCGTCGGCAACGTGGACGCCCTGATCGGCAACGAGGAGGACTTGCAGAAAGGTTTGGGCATCCAGGGACCTGAGGTTGCCTCCAAGTCGAAGCTGGATGCGGACACGTTCTTCACGATGATCGAGCGGGTCGTCGAGCGGTTCCCGAACGTGAAGATGGTGGCGACCACGCTGCGGGAGGTTCACTCGACCAATCGGCATGATTGGGCGGCGGTGTTGTGGTTGGACGGCCGGCGGTACGTCACCCCCACCTGCCAGCTTGACGTTATTGACCGGATCGGGGGCGGCGACGGTTTCGCGGCGGGCCTGCTGTACGGTCTGCTGGCCGGCCGCCCACCGGAGGAAGCCCTGCGGCTGGGCTGGGCTCACGGTGCCCTGCTGACCACGTTCCCCGGCGACGTGACCATGGCGAAGCTCGAGGAGGTCGAGGCGTTCGCCAAAGGCTGTTCGGCGCGAGTGCAGAGGTGA